A window of the Diabrotica undecimpunctata isolate CICGRU chromosome 1, icDiaUnde3, whole genome shotgun sequence genome harbors these coding sequences:
- the LOC140438792 gene encoding uncharacterized protein has protein sequence MTDDILDLMEQRRLAKNNETLYNSIQKEIRRKIREAKSQHLAKHCHDIEELENRYDTFNMYKKVKEAADIFNKKQTALLQDEHGKVIFEVEDKLKQWDNYVTNVIFEDDRSSSPPDITNCDGPLITSSDVIKAIQSSKDGRATGPDEIPTEIYKLINDSNVLEAIISFLNTIYTSGQLPNVVGYDLKDSDFL, from the coding sequence ATGACAGATGACATATTGGATTTGATGGAACAACGACGACTGGCGAAAAACAACGAAACACTTTATAACAGCATACAAAAAGAAATTCGACgtaaaatacgagaagcaaagagTCAACATCTAGCCAAACATTGTCATGACATTGAAGAACTTGAAAACAGATACGACAcgtttaacatgtataaaaaagtgaaagaagcgGCTGATATCTTCAATAAGAAACAAACTGCATTGCTACAGGATGAACAtggtaaagtaatatttgaagtagaGGACAAACTTAAACAATGGGACAATTACGTCACGAACGTAATATTCGAAGACGATAGGAGTAGTTCACCTCCTGATATTACTAACTGCGACGGACCCCTAATAACAAGCTCTGACGTTATAAAAGCCATACAATCATCAAAAGATGGCAGAGCGactggtcctgatgaaattccaactgaaatatacaagcttataaatGATAGCAATGTTTTAGAGGCTATAATTTCGTTTTTGAATACCATTTATACTAGCGGACAACTACCTAATG